In Deferribacter desulfuricans SSM1, the following are encoded in one genomic region:
- a CDS encoding energy transducer TonB, which translates to MNKKLTIFIIISLLIHLAVIVFVKINKVPMKKQKPLYVDIIKKKKPVTKKEIKKKPDILSEKEKIFKKKGKIEKKQGEIVSKKESIPLKPQKKKESKKIIPKQSEKKKTVQKGITTKEIKKENNKKTVIKKKIKEKKVEEKSEQTKKNEVISDDKVARILNPQDIISKYAYPSDKGSKEGEDDVDVSMMKFKYASYFKKFERRLYQVWHYPKSSAMNGEEGTVKVKFTILKDGTITNIRVIRSSGYPALDKEAVKALKTMKGVPLPESYGLKRLNVTGYFSYKLNYMFVY; encoded by the coding sequence ATGAATAAAAAATTAACTATATTTATAATTATTTCTTTATTAATACACTTAGCAGTTATTGTTTTTGTTAAGATTAATAAAGTTCCAATGAAAAAACAAAAGCCTTTATATGTGGATATAATAAAGAAAAAGAAACCAGTTACTAAGAAAGAAATAAAGAAAAAACCTGATATATTATCTGAAAAAGAGAAAATTTTTAAGAAAAAGGGTAAAATAGAGAAAAAACAGGGTGAAATAGTCTCAAAGAAAGAATCTATACCTTTAAAACCTCAAAAAAAGAAAGAAAGTAAAAAAATTATTCCAAAGCAAAGTGAAAAGAAAAAGACAGTTCAAAAAGGTATAACAACAAAAGAAATTAAGAAAGAAAACAATAAAAAAACGGTTATCAAAAAAAAGATAAAAGAAAAAAAAGTTGAAGAGAAGAGTGAACAAACTAAGAAAAATGAAGTAATAAGTGACGATAAGGTTGCAAGAATTTTGAATCCTCAAGACATAATATCAAAATACGCATACCCTTCAGATAAAGGATCAAAAGAAGGTGAAGATGATGTAGACGTAAGTATGATGAAATTTAAATACGCTTCATATTTTAAAAAATTTGAGAGGAGACTTTATCAGGTATGGCATTATCCAAAAAGTTCTGCTATGAACGGTGAAGAGGGAACGGTAAAAGTGAAATTTACTATTTTAAAAGATGGCACTATCACTAATATAAGGGTGATTAGAAGTAGTGGATATCCAGCTCTTGATAAAGAAGCGGTAAAAGCATTAAAGACAATGAAAGGTGTACCTTTACCAGAATCCTATGGTTTAAAAAGGTTGAATGTTACAGGCTATTTTTCATATAAATTAAACTATATGTTTGTTTATTAG
- the pckA gene encoding phosphoenolpyruvate carboxykinase (ATP) → MKKTEYTGLEEHGLVNLSRIYWNLTTPQLYEEAIKRREGLIAHLGPIVVRTGHHTGRSPNDKFIVKTEDVENDIYWDGGNKPISEEHFERLYHRLQAYLQNKEVYVQECYAGADENHRIKVRVITEYAWHNLFARNMFIRELDQDKLATFEPDFTVIDVPRFHAIPEIDGTNSETFIILNFKKRLVLIGGTSYAGEIKKSIFTVMNYLLPKKNVMSMHCSANIGERGDVALFFGLSGTGKTTLSTDPNRALIGDDEHGWSDDGVFNIEGGCYAKVIRLSPEAEPDIYECTRKFGTILENVTIDSRTRRVNLDDDSLTENTRASYPLTHLPNIAPGSKGGHPENIIFLTYDAFGVLPPVVKLTLPQAMYHFISGYTAKVAGTEKGVTEPKTTFSACFGAPFMPFHPTVYAKLLGEKMEKFNVDCWLINTGLTGGPYGVGSRFKIQHTRNIVNSILEGKLKNVEFVEDDVFGFLIPKSVPGVPDDVLNPRLAWSDKEEYDKTKLHLAKAFVENMEKYKKDLDPEILKGAPKI, encoded by the coding sequence ATGAAGAAAACTGAGTATACCGGCCTTGAGGAACATGGTCTGGTCAACTTATCAAGAATTTATTGGAATCTTACAACTCCTCAATTGTATGAAGAGGCAATTAAGCGTAGAGAGGGGTTGATTGCTCATTTAGGACCAATTGTTGTAAGAACAGGGCATCATACAGGTAGATCACCTAACGACAAATTTATTGTCAAAACTGAGGATGTGGAGAATGATATTTACTGGGATGGTGGCAACAAACCTATAAGTGAAGAGCATTTTGAAAGACTGTATCATAGATTACAAGCATATTTGCAAAACAAAGAGGTTTATGTCCAGGAGTGTTACGCTGGTGCTGATGAAAATCATAGAATTAAAGTAAGAGTTATAACAGAATATGCTTGGCACAACCTTTTTGCTCGAAATATGTTTATTAGAGAACTGGATCAAGATAAATTAGCAACTTTTGAACCAGATTTTACTGTGATTGATGTTCCAAGGTTTCATGCAATTCCAGAAATAGATGGAACTAACTCAGAAACTTTTATTATCTTAAATTTTAAAAAACGTTTAGTTTTAATAGGTGGCACCAGTTATGCTGGTGAGATAAAAAAATCTATTTTTACAGTAATGAATTATCTATTGCCAAAGAAAAATGTTATGTCTATGCATTGTTCAGCCAATATCGGAGAAAGAGGTGATGTGGCACTTTTCTTCGGATTGTCTGGAACGGGGAAGACAACTTTATCTACAGATCCAAATAGAGCACTTATAGGTGATGATGAACATGGTTGGAGTGATGATGGAGTTTTTAATATTGAGGGTGGATGTTATGCAAAAGTGATTAGGCTATCTCCTGAAGCTGAGCCTGATATTTATGAATGCACCAGGAAATTTGGAACAATACTGGAAAATGTAACGATAGATTCGAGGACGAGAAGAGTTAATCTTGATGATGATTCATTGACAGAGAATACAAGGGCAAGTTATCCGTTGACCCATTTACCAAATATTGCACCAGGTAGTAAAGGTGGGCATCCAGAAAATATTATTTTTCTTACTTACGATGCCTTTGGAGTTTTACCTCCAGTGGTTAAGTTAACCTTGCCTCAAGCAATGTATCATTTTATTTCTGGCTATACAGCAAAGGTGGCGGGGACAGAAAAAGGGGTAACAGAACCTAAAACCACTTTCAGTGCTTGTTTTGGAGCACCTTTTATGCCATTTCATCCTACTGTTTACGCTAAGTTATTAGGCGAAAAAATGGAAAAATTTAATGTTGATTGTTGGCTTATAAACACTGGTTTAACTGGCGGGCCATATGGTGTAGGTTCAAGGTTTAAAATTCAGCATACCAGAAATATTGTAAACTCAATTTTAGAAGGGAAGTTGAAAAATGTGGAATTTGTAGAGGATGATGTTTTTGGATTTTTAATTCCTAAAAGTGTTCCTGGTGTTCCTGATGATGTGTTAAATCCAAGATTGGCCTGGAGCGATAAAGAAGAGTATGATAAGACAAAATTACACTTGGCTAAAGCTTTTGTGGAAAATATGGAGAAATATAAAAAGGATTTGGATCCAGAAATTTTGAAAGGTGCGCCAAAAATATAA
- a CDS encoding HNH endonuclease, with the protein MNNNFFIIEVDEKFIKREKQKARELRKKQWWKNKLAEGKCYYCGKSFSPKELTMDHIVPIIRGGKTTKGNVVPACKDCNNKKKYMLPIEWTDYLNKLKNGEGNDR; encoded by the coding sequence ATGAACAACAACTTTTTTATAATAGAAGTAGATGAAAAATTTATAAAAAGAGAAAAACAAAAAGCTAGAGAACTGAGAAAAAAGCAATGGTGGAAGAACAAATTAGCAGAGGGGAAATGCTATTACTGTGGAAAATCTTTTTCACCAAAAGAACTTACAATGGATCACATTGTCCCTATAATTAGAGGTGGCAAAACAACCAAAGGGAATGTGGTACCTGCTTGCAAGGATTGCAACAATAAAAAGAAATATATGCTACCAATTGAGTGGACAGATTATTTAAACAAACTTAAAAACGGAGAGGGAAATGACAGGTAA
- the alaS gene encoding alanine--tRNA ligase: protein MTGKEIREKFLKYFESKGHTRVPSSSLVPHNDPTLLFTNAGMNQFKDVFLGREKRDYTRACSCQKVVRAGGKHNDLENVGRTARHHTFFEMLGNFSFGDYFKKEAIEYAWEFLTKEINLPADKLYITVYKDDDEAFEIWNKHIGVPADRIYRMDEKDNFWAMGDTGPCGPCSEILIDQGPEIGCGRADCDPYCDCDRHLELWNLVFMQYNRDESGKLNPLPKPSIDTGMGLERVTAVVQKVPSNFDTDLIKPIIEYAAKLSNKNYGDNEKDDTSLRVIADHARATTFLISDGVLPSNEGRGYVLRRIMRRAMRHGKMLGFKESFFYQVCEFVCDFMNDPYIELMDKKSYVSKVVKFEEERFNKTLETGLKIAEELLEKYKENKEIPGFEIFRLYDTYGFPVDLLQDIMEDNGYKLDLVGFDEEMKKQQERAKNAWAGSGESFIADIYKKLENQFKTEFIGYENTKSESSVLAIVKDDNETQEISESSEFELILDKTPFYPESGGQVGDTGKIYNENCNIEVLDCKKVGNLIVHKSKLLSGKIKKGDKVTAVIDVEKRKNTERNHTATHLLHKALQMVLGDHVRQAGSLVAPDRLRFDFTHFAPVDDEEIKKIELLVNENIIKNIEVTKTIKPIEEAIKEGAMALFGEKYDKEVRVVEVPGFSKELCGGCHVGRTGDIGIFKIVSEASVAAGIRRIEAVTGLEAVKFTQEINSIAKKSALLLKSNINDVPSKITELQEQLKNTQKELTKLQDKLNASKAEDILSNVKEINGIKVLAIRMDNTEINALRNFVDMAKAKIKSGIVLVGSVNGDKVTFLCGVTKDLTSKYKAGDIVKEIAKITGGGGGGKPELAQAGGKNPEKIDEALNHIYNIL from the coding sequence ATGACAGGTAAAGAGATTCGTGAAAAATTCTTAAAATATTTTGAAAGTAAAGGTCATACAAGAGTGCCATCGTCATCACTTGTACCTCACAATGACCCTACTTTACTTTTTACAAACGCAGGAATGAACCAATTCAAAGATGTTTTTTTAGGCAGAGAAAAAAGGGATTATACCAGAGCATGTTCCTGCCAAAAAGTTGTAAGAGCAGGTGGGAAGCACAACGACTTAGAAAATGTTGGTAGGACTGCAAGACACCACACATTTTTTGAGATGTTAGGAAACTTTTCCTTTGGCGATTATTTTAAAAAAGAAGCTATTGAATACGCCTGGGAATTCCTCACAAAAGAAATAAATCTTCCTGCGGATAAATTATATATTACTGTTTACAAAGATGATGATGAGGCATTTGAAATATGGAATAAACATATAGGTGTTCCTGCAGATAGAATATACAGAATGGATGAAAAAGATAATTTTTGGGCGATGGGTGATACTGGACCATGCGGGCCATGCTCAGAAATTTTGATTGATCAGGGACCTGAAATAGGATGTGGAAGGGCAGATTGTGACCCATACTGTGACTGTGATAGACATCTTGAGTTGTGGAATTTAGTTTTTATGCAATACAATAGAGATGAAAGTGGAAAATTAAACCCATTACCAAAACCAAGTATAGATACTGGGATGGGGCTTGAAAGAGTCACAGCTGTAGTTCAAAAAGTCCCAAGCAATTTTGATACAGACCTTATTAAACCCATCATCGAATATGCAGCAAAGCTATCCAACAAAAACTACGGTGATAATGAAAAAGATGACACTTCATTAAGAGTCATTGCTGACCATGCAAGAGCAACAACTTTTCTAATTTCTGATGGTGTGCTACCTTCAAACGAAGGTAGGGGTTATGTTTTAAGAAGAATAATGAGAAGAGCCATGAGACATGGCAAAATGCTCGGATTTAAAGAGTCTTTTTTCTATCAAGTTTGTGAGTTTGTTTGTGATTTTATGAATGACCCTTACATAGAATTGATGGATAAAAAAAGCTATGTTTCAAAAGTAGTAAAATTTGAAGAAGAAAGATTTAATAAAACTCTGGAAACAGGCTTAAAAATAGCTGAAGAACTTTTGGAAAAATATAAGGAAAATAAGGAAATTCCTGGTTTTGAAATATTTAGACTTTATGATACTTACGGTTTCCCTGTAGATTTACTTCAGGATATTATGGAAGATAACGGCTATAAACTTGATCTTGTTGGCTTTGATGAAGAGATGAAAAAACAGCAAGAAAGGGCAAAAAATGCCTGGGCTGGTAGTGGAGAATCATTCATCGCAGATATCTACAAAAAGTTAGAAAACCAGTTCAAAACAGAATTTATTGGTTATGAAAATACAAAATCAGAAAGTAGTGTCCTTGCCATCGTTAAAGATGACAATGAAACCCAAGAAATATCAGAAAGTAGTGAATTTGAATTGATTTTAGACAAGACCCCATTTTATCCAGAAAGTGGTGGTCAGGTTGGAGATACTGGTAAAATTTATAATGAAAACTGCAACATAGAAGTATTAGATTGTAAGAAAGTGGGAAATTTAATTGTTCATAAAAGTAAACTTTTAAGTGGTAAAATAAAAAAAGGTGACAAAGTAACAGCAGTAATCGATGTAGAAAAAAGAAAGAATACAGAAAGAAACCACACAGCTACACACCTTTTACATAAAGCTCTACAAATGGTACTTGGTGATCATGTAAGACAGGCTGGTTCGCTTGTTGCACCAGATAGATTGAGATTTGACTTTACCCATTTTGCTCCGGTAGATGATGAAGAGATAAAGAAAATAGAACTCCTTGTAAATGAAAATATAATTAAAAATATAGAAGTAACTAAAACTATAAAACCCATCGAAGAGGCAATTAAAGAAGGGGCAATGGCACTCTTTGGTGAAAAATATGACAAAGAGGTAAGAGTTGTAGAAGTACCAGGATTTAGCAAAGAGCTATGCGGTGGATGCCATGTGGGAAGAACTGGGGATATAGGTATATTTAAAATAGTAAGTGAAGCAAGTGTAGCTGCTGGAATCAGAAGGATAGAAGCAGTTACTGGATTAGAAGCTGTAAAATTCACGCAAGAAATAAATAGTATTGCCAAGAAAAGTGCACTATTACTTAAATCAAATATTAACGATGTACCTTCTAAAATCACTGAACTTCAAGAACAACTAAAAAATACACAAAAAGAATTAACCAAACTGCAAGACAAACTAAATGCTAGTAAAGCTGAAGATATATTATCAAATGTAAAAGAAATTAATGGCATTAAAGTGTTAGCTATAAGAATGGACAACACAGAGATTAATGCACTTAGAAACTTTGTTGACATGGCAAAAGCAAAAATCAAATCTGGAATTGTGCTTGTTGGCTCAGTAAATGGTGACAAAGTAACATTTTTATGCGGTGTTACTAAAGACTTAACATCAAAATACAAAGCTGGAGATATCGTTAAAGAGATAGCAAAAATTACTGGTGGTGGCGGTGGAGGTAAACCAGAGTTGGCTCAAGCTGGCGGTAAAAACCCAGAAAAAATCGATGAAGCATTAAACCATATATATAATATTTTATAA
- a CDS encoding MBL fold metallo-hydrolase, whose amino-acid sequence MVNQYTVDTPYPVGPVHFYVKDYNDFLVLFDTGPNTPLAKDFLQKTVVFSRLKYVFITHCHADHYGLIQFLKDNTDAEIFVSKYDLFRLKNLDYRIKMMEKILQDINMEQSAIDGVIKTLISFSKEVPVPNNLNVLEESEDILKSLDIAYIRCPGHSQSDIVYLLDGVAITGDVFLRGIFQTPLLDIDADFQDRKFDNYSAFCDTILKMKKLEENYKFLPGHREYIDSVNERVEFYVKKMCERLNNIKEFLANDDILGALKSLVGDFVKDPFKTYIKLSEILFFYDFYKNPIKLQESLQKIGIPFKICF is encoded by the coding sequence GTGGTTAATCAGTATACAGTTGATACACCGTATCCAGTTGGACCTGTCCATTTTTATGTAAAAGATTATAATGATTTTTTAGTATTATTTGATACTGGTCCCAATACCCCTTTAGCAAAAGATTTTTTACAAAAGACAGTAGTTTTTAGCAGACTGAAATATGTGTTTATAACTCATTGTCATGCAGATCATTACGGTTTAATACAATTTTTAAAAGATAACACAGATGCAGAGATTTTTGTATCAAAATATGATTTGTTTAGGCTTAAAAACCTTGATTATAGAATCAAAATGATGGAAAAGATCCTTCAAGATATCAATATGGAGCAGTCTGCTATTGATGGCGTTATTAAGACATTGATTAGTTTTTCAAAAGAAGTTCCTGTACCAAATAATTTGAATGTCTTAGAGGAGTCAGAGGATATATTAAAGAGTCTTGATATCGCATATATTAGATGTCCTGGACATTCGCAAAGTGATATTGTTTATCTTCTTGATGGTGTTGCGATAACCGGTGATGTTTTTTTAAGAGGTATTTTTCAAACTCCACTTTTAGATATTGATGCAGATTTTCAAGATAGAAAGTTTGACAATTACTCAGCATTTTGTGATACGATTTTGAAAATGAAAAAATTAGAGGAAAATTATAAATTTTTACCTGGTCATAGAGAGTATATTGATAGCGTAAATGAACGAGTAGAATTTTATGTTAAAAAGATGTGCGAAAGATTGAATAATATTAAGGAATTTTTAGCTAATGATGATATTTTGGGAGCTTTAAAATCGTTGGTGGGTGATTTTGTTAAAGATCCTTTTAAAACTTATATAAAACTTTCTGAAATATTATTTTTCTACGACTTTTATAAAAATCCTATAAAACTTCAAGAATCCCTACAAAAAATAGGTATCCCTTTTAAAATCTGCTTTTAA
- a CDS encoding acyl-CoA dehydrogenase family protein has translation MEKKLFKGAEYLITEVTKDDVFTPEDFTDEQKQIAETTEQFVQNEVLPDLEEIDNQNFDLVVKHMKKCGELGLLMIDAPEEYGGLDLDKATSMLVAEKIAPAGSFSVAYAAHTGIGTLPLIYYGTKEQKDKYLEKIITGEWLAAYCLTEPGSGSDALGAKATATLSEDGKYYILNGTKQFITNAGFADLFTVFAKVDKEHFTAFLVERTFEGVELGPEEKKMGIKGSSTRQVILNNCKVPVENLLGEIGKGHKIAFNILNVGRFKLGAAVTGAAKFALAEGIKYANERKQFGRQISSFGAIKEKVSDMVAHIFASESAIYRLAGLIDDRIATIDKSAENYYELYQKAIEEYAIECSITKVFPSEVLAKVVDEVVQIFGGYGFIQEYPAERFYRDERINRIFEGTNEINRLLIPGMLLKRAMKGQLPFQQEAMKAVDALMTPSFDEIDDSVPFAQEKYTLQNLKTLFLVVAGAAAQKYMDKLVHQQELLIALADIAIQIFAIESALLRAEKNIGRVSEKKAKLMEAAVKVFTFDAVETVAKAARKAAFFTEEGDNLMMILSGIRRFTKYDATGLLQAKRLLADEAIEAEKYIF, from the coding sequence ATGGAGAAAAAATTGTTCAAAGGTGCTGAGTACTTAATAACAGAAGTTACTAAAGATGATGTATTTACACCTGAAGATTTCACAGATGAACAAAAACAGATTGCTGAAACAACTGAGCAATTTGTACAAAATGAGGTATTACCTGATTTAGAAGAGATTGATAACCAGAATTTCGATTTAGTTGTAAAACATATGAAAAAATGTGGTGAGCTAGGTCTTTTAATGATTGATGCTCCAGAAGAGTATGGTGGCCTTGATCTTGATAAAGCTACAAGTATGCTTGTGGCAGAAAAGATAGCGCCTGCTGGTTCTTTTTCAGTTGCTTATGCAGCTCATACTGGTATTGGTACTTTACCACTTATTTATTACGGGACTAAAGAACAAAAAGATAAATATTTAGAAAAAATTATTACTGGAGAATGGTTAGCAGCTTACTGTTTGACTGAGCCAGGTTCTGGTAGTGATGCTCTTGGAGCTAAAGCCACTGCCACTTTAAGTGAAGATGGTAAATACTATATTTTAAATGGAACAAAACAGTTTATAACAAATGCTGGTTTTGCTGATCTTTTTACTGTTTTTGCAAAAGTTGATAAAGAGCATTTCACTGCATTTCTTGTAGAAAGAACTTTTGAGGGTGTAGAGCTTGGCCCAGAAGAGAAGAAAATGGGTATCAAAGGTTCTTCAACTCGTCAGGTAATTTTAAATAACTGTAAAGTACCAGTTGAAAATCTTCTTGGTGAGATCGGTAAAGGGCATAAAATAGCTTTTAATATATTGAATGTTGGTAGGTTTAAACTTGGTGCTGCGGTTACTGGTGCTGCAAAATTTGCTCTTGCTGAGGGTATCAAATATGCAAATGAAAGAAAACAGTTTGGAAGACAGATAAGCAGTTTTGGAGCTATCAAAGAGAAGGTTTCTGATATGGTTGCGCATATTTTTGCATCTGAATCAGCTATTTATAGGTTAGCTGGACTAATTGATGATAGGATTGCAACTATTGATAAATCAGCAGAAAATTATTATGAACTTTATCAAAAAGCTATTGAAGAGTACGCAATAGAATGCTCTATCACAAAAGTTTTCCCATCTGAAGTTTTAGCTAAAGTTGTTGATGAAGTTGTACAGATTTTTGGTGGTTACGGTTTCATACAAGAGTATCCTGCAGAAAGATTTTATAGAGATGAAAGGATTAACAGAATTTTTGAAGGTACAAACGAAATTAATAGATTGTTAATCCCTGGTATGCTTTTAAAGAGAGCAATGAAGGGTCAATTACCATTCCAACAAGAAGCTATGAAAGCTGTTGATGCTCTTATGACTCCATCTTTTGATGAAATTGATGATTCTGTACCTTTTGCTCAAGAGAAATACACATTACAAAATCTTAAAACACTTTTCTTGGTGGTAGCTGGTGCTGCTGCTCAAAAGTATATGGATAAACTTGTACATCAACAAGAGTTATTAATTGCATTAGCTGATATCGCTATTCAAATTTTTGCAATAGAAAGTGCTCTTTTAAGAGCTGAGAAGAATATTGGCAGAGTAAGTGAAAAGAAAGCTAAATTGATGGAAGCTGCAGTAAAAGTATTTACTTTTGATGCTGTGGAAACAGTAGCAAAAGCTGCTAGAAAAGCTGCCTTCTTTACTGAAGAGGGTGATAATTTAATGATGATTTTAAGTGGTATCAGAAGATTTACAAAATATGATGCAACTGGATTGCTTCAAGCTAAGAGATTATTAGCTGATGAAGCAATTGAAGCAGAAAAATACATATTCTAA
- a CDS encoding thiolase family protein codes for MRKAYILAAYRTPGCKAKKGKFKDMRPDDLAAEAIKGLVERTGVDAKDVEDVIIGCAFPEGEQGMNVARVAAFKAGLPIEVPAMTVNRFCSSGLQTIALAAERIMAGFADCIIAGGTESMTMVPMGGNKFSANPDLIASWPETYASMGITAELVAEKYGISREEQDEFAYTSHMRAAAAIKEGKFKNEIIPVEVEYTSIDEKNKVKKVKEVVDIDDGVRPDTTIEGLAKLKPVFRANGSVTAGNSSQMTDGAAAVLVVSEDYLKKIGGKPLARFVAFAAKGVAPEIMGIGPVAAIPAALKLAGLELKDIGLIELNEAFAAQSLAVIKELGLNREITNVNGGAIALGHPLGCTGAKLTATLLHEMHRRDVKYGMVSMCIGGGMGAAGIFEIVK; via the coding sequence ATGAGAAAAGCATATATATTAGCCGCATACAGAACACCTGGATGTAAGGCTAAAAAAGGTAAATTTAAAGATATGAGGCCAGATGATCTGGCTGCAGAGGCTATTAAGGGGCTCGTTGAAAGAACAGGTGTTGATGCTAAGGATGTCGAAGATGTTATTATTGGATGTGCATTCCCTGAAGGTGAGCAGGGTATGAATGTGGCTCGTGTTGCTGCATTTAAAGCTGGATTGCCAATTGAAGTGCCTGCGATGACTGTGAATAGATTTTGTTCAAGTGGTTTGCAAACTATTGCTCTTGCAGCAGAAAGAATAATGGCTGGTTTTGCAGACTGTATAATTGCTGGTGGTACAGAGTCTATGACTATGGTTCCAATGGGTGGAAATAAGTTTAGTGCAAACCCAGATTTGATAGCAAGCTGGCCAGAGACATATGCATCAATGGGTATTACTGCTGAGTTGGTTGCTGAAAAATACGGAATTAGTAGGGAAGAGCAGGATGAATTTGCATATACAAGTCATATGAGAGCTGCTGCAGCTATTAAAGAGGGGAAATTTAAAAATGAAATAATCCCTGTTGAAGTTGAGTACACAAGTATTGATGAGAAAAATAAGGTTAAAAAGGTTAAAGAAGTTGTGGATATAGATGATGGTGTAAGACCTGACACTACAATCGAAGGTTTGGCAAAATTAAAACCTGTTTTTAGAGCAAATGGTTCTGTAACCGCTGGTAATTCTTCTCAGATGACAGATGGAGCTGCTGCAGTTTTGGTAGTTAGCGAAGATTATTTGAAAAAGATAGGTGGTAAACCACTTGCAAGATTTGTTGCATTTGCAGCAAAAGGTGTGGCTCCTGAAATCATGGGTATTGGACCTGTTGCTGCTATTCCAGCTGCGTTAAAACTTGCTGGGCTTGAGTTAAAAGATATCGGATTGATAGAGTTGAATGAAGCTTTTGCTGCTCAATCATTGGCAGTTATTAAAGAGCTTGGGTTAAATAGAGAAATAACCAATGTGAATGGTGGTGCTATTGCTCTTGGTCACCCATTAGGGTGTACAGGTGCAAAGCTTACTGCTACATTGCTTCATGAAATGCATAGAAGAGATGTAAAATATGGAATGGTTTCAATGTGTATAGGTGGCGGTATGGGTGCTGCCGGAATTTTTGAAATAGTAAAATAA